CGGTCAGGTATTGGTTATTCAGGATATGCTTGGGATGAACAACGGATTCCGTCCGCGTTTCCTTCGCCGTTATGCCGATTTATACACGGTAATGACCGACGCGATCAGTCGTTACGTATCCGACGTGAAGAATTGCTACTTCCCCAACGAGAAGGAACAATATTAAGATAATATATGGCAGTTAAATTGTGGACAGTACATTTTATGCGGATATGTGTAGCTAATTTGCTGTTGTTTATATCCTTGTACGTGTTGTTTCCGGTGCTTCCCATTGAAATGTCGGAACGTCTCGGATTGCCGGTGACGGAGACAGGGGTTATCTTTCTCTTTTTCACGCTGGGAATGTTCCTTATCGGTCCTTTCCATGCCTATCTGGTAGATGCATACAAACGTAAGAATGTATGCCTGTTTTCTTTTGCCCTTATGGTAGCGGCAACGGTAGGTTATGCTTTTGTGACGAACATTACGGAACTTATCCTGCTGAGCACCGTGCAGGGACTGGCATTCGGTATCGCTACTACCGCAGGAATTACGCTAGCCATTGACATTACGAACTCTACGCTTCGTAGTGCCGGAAACGTCAGTTTTTCATGGATAGCACGACTGGGAATGATTCTCGGAATTATCCTCGGCGTCTGGTTCGACCAACACTATGCATTTAAGACTTTGCTAACGGTATCCGTTACCACTGGTGCTTTGGGGATTCTGACAGTAGCCGGTGTTTATGTTCCCTTTCGTGCACCGTTTGTCACTAAGCTGTATTCATTCGACCGCTTTCTGCTGCTTCGCGGGTGGGTTCCTGCCATAAACCTGATCCTGATAACGTTTATACCGGGGTTACTGATTCCGCTTGTACATCCTTCCCTCAACGATATCGTACTGGGAGATACGGGTGTATCTATGCCCTTTTTCGCCGGAGTGGGAATGGGCTATCTGGCTTCCCTGGTTATCGCTCGCTTGTTTATCCTGAAAGAGAAAACGCTGAGGTTGGTGATTATGGGACTCGGATTGGAGATACTGGCAATCTGCCTGTTGAAAGCAGGTTATTCTAGCGGTATTTCTTCCGTTCTGCTGGGATTGGGATTAGGACTGATAATGCCGGAATTTCTGGTGATGTTCGTAAAACTGTCTCACCATTGTCAACGGGGTACAGCCAATACAACTCATCTGCTGGCTGGTGAAGTCGGCATTACACTTGGAATTGCTGTTGCGTGCTATATGGATACGGATACCGATCAAATGTTTTACATAGGACAAATCGTTGCTTCGGTCGCCTTATTGTTCTTTGTGCTGATAACGTATCCATATTATATCAAAAAGAAAGTGAGATAAGGCGTCATTATCCCTACGGCATTATGACGCTATGATATAAAAATAGTGACGCTATTACTTGCGGATAGCGTCACTATTTTTATATAGATTCGGTTCTTAATTCCGGCTTACTTGTTTTACTCCCTTTACCGTCCGTAGCTTCTTGATAAGAGCTTCCAGATGTCCGGTGTCACCTACCATGACAGTCAACGTTCCGGAGAACAACCCGTCGTTGGAATCAATCCCGATAGAACGCAGCGTGATACCATTCTCTTTGGAAATGATAGAAGTGATATTTGTTACGATACCGATATCATCATGCCCTACAACACGCAGCGTAATAGGATATTGCGTACCTACCGACTTACCCGCCCAACGTGCTTTCACAATCCGGTAGCCGAAACGCTCGCGCATTTGCGTAGCATTCGGACAGTCTGCCCGGTGAATCTTGATACCTCCGCTCACTGTCACGAATCCGAACACATCATCTCCGTAAATAGGATTACAACATTTTGCCAGTTTAAATTCCAGTCCTTTCAGGTTCTGGTCGATCACAAGCACATCCTCTTTGGATGTTGATTCCTCCTGTGCGGCTTGCAAATTGTAACCCTCGGCGCTACGGTAAATAATTTCATCATGCGTGTCGTTATCCCGTTTCTGCTGTTCGACATATTTATCCAGCGTCTCGTTGACATCCAGCGCTCCGTCCGCTATTTTCTGATAAAACTCCGTCACATTTTTGAATCCCAGACGCTTGATAAGGCGCATCATTGTCGCTTCATCATATTCCAGTTTGCGGTTTTTGAACTTTCGTTCCAGCGTCTCTTTAGCGAAAGCGTGCTGGCGTGCCACCATTTCTTTGAGTGCCTGCCGTATCTTGGTGCGTGCTTTAGAGGTCGTCACGATGTTCAGCCAGTCCTGTTTTGGTGTCTGGGTGTTCGATGTCATGATTTCCACCTGGTCGCCGCTGTTAAGCTTCTGTTTCAACTGTACATTTTTGCCGTTCACTTTGGCGCCGATGCATTTGCATCCCAGCTTACTGTGAATATGAAATGCAAAATCGAGTACAGTAGCTCCTTTGGCAAGTTTGAATAAATCCCCTTTCGGGGTAAATACAAATACCTCGTCTTCGTAAAGGTCCATTTTAAACTGGTCCATAACCTTCATCGAATCGTTGTCGGCGTTTTCCAGTGCCTCCCTGACGGAAGTCAGCCATTCGTCCAGTCCCGTCTCGCCTTTGATACCTTTATATCTCCAGTGGGCGGCCAAACCCCGCTCTGCGATTTCGTCCATTCGGCGGGTACGGATCTGTACCTCCACCCATTTTCCTTCCGGCCCCATGACGGTGATGTGCAACGACTCATAACCATTACTTTTCGGAATCGAGAGCCAGTCGCGCAGACGCTTCGGGTTCGGTTGGTACATATCCGTCACAATAGAATACACCTGCCAGCACTCCTGCTTTTCCTTAGCGGGTTCCGGATCGGAATCCAGGATAATACGAATAGCGAACAAGTCATAAATCCCTTCAAACGGAGTCTTCTGCTTCTGAATCTTGTTCCATATAGAATGTATCGACTTGGTGCGTCCCTTAATGTCGAACGTCAGTCCGGCTTCCGCGACCTTCTTTTTTATCGGTTCGATGAAGGCGGCAATATATTTGTCGCGGGAAGCTTTCGTCTCGTTCAGCTTCTCCTTTATATAATAATACGTTTCCCGTTGGGTGTACTTCAATGATAAGTCTTCCAGCTCCGACTTTAGCTTGTAAAGCCCCAGCTTGTGTGCCAGTGGAGCATATAGGTATGCTGCCTCATTCGCAACCTTGACGCGGTCTTCCTCGTTTCCGGTATCCTTAATCTGGCGCATTACGTTCACACGGTCGGCAATCATAATCAGGATCACACGCATATCTTCGGCAAATGACAGGAGAAGGTTGCGGAAATTCTCCGATTCGATAGCCGGACTCTTGGAGTACAGTTCATTCGTTTTCACTAGTCCTTTGATGATACTGCCTACATCTTCCCCGTATTCGGTGTTCACGTCCTCAATGCTCAGGATATGTGCTTTCACAATTTCATGCAGCATGATTCCGATAAGGCACGAACCTTTCATTCCGATTTCCTCGGCTACGATAACAGCCGTTTGTAAATCTCTGATGACGGGATTCATCCCGAAGTTATTGCGTTGCAACCCGTTACATTGGGCGGCTTTGATTAGATGTTTCTTTAACTTTTGGCAATCCCTCCAGGAAATACTGTCTCCGGCGGATTGCATTAAATGCCGGTAGAGTGAAAAAAGCTCCTTTTTTTCCTCTGATGTAAAAAAGTCGTCCATATTCAATCTTGTTAATTCGACGTAAAATTACTTTTTTTCTTGGTTATTCGGTAAGAAGTAAATAACATTTTGTATTTTTGGGCATCAATTAATTAAAATAGATAGTATGATAACGACACAGGACAAAGAGTTGCTTGCCAAAAAAGGCATCACGGAAGCGCAAATAGCAGAGCAACTAGCATGCTTCCAGACGGGTTTCCCTTTTTTGAAACTGGATGCGGCTGCTTCCATAGAGAAAGGTATCTTAGCTCCCGATGCAGAAGAACAAAAAGCTTATTTAGCTGCTTGGGACGCATATAAGAACACAGATAAGACTATTGTGAAATTCGTTCCTGCCTCGGGTGCTGCGAGTCGTATGTTCAAGAACTTGTTCGAGTTTCTGTCTGCCGAATATGACAAGCCCACTACAAAGTTCGAACAGGCATTTTTTGACGGTATCAGGAATTTTGCTTTCTATGACGATTTGAATGTAGCCTGCCAGCGTACTGCCGGAAAAGACATACCGGGACTACTGGAAGAAGGCAACTATAAAGCTGTGGTAGCCGCATTGCTCGAAACGGCCGGATTGAATTACGGCGCACTTCCGAAAGGGCTGCTCAAATTCCACAAATATCCCGAAGGCCCGCGTACCCCGCTCGAAGAACATCTTGCTGAAGGTGCTATGTATGCTGCCGGAAAAAGTGGCAAGGTCAATGTACATTTCACTGTATCTACGGAACATCGCGAACTATTCAAGAAACTAGTGGAAGAGAAGACCGGAGAATTTGCGAAACGCTACGGAGTGGATTACTACATCACCTTCTCCGAGCAGAAACCGAGCACGGACACTATTGCAGCCGATATGGACAACCAACCGTTCCGCGATAACGGTAAACTGTTGTTCCGCCCGGGAGGACACGGTGCGCTAATCGAGAACCTCAATGACCTTGACGCCGATATTATCTTTATCAAGAATATCGACAATGTAGTGCCCGATAAACTGAAAGCTGACACAGTGACTTATAAGAAACTGATTGCCGGTGTACTGGTAACTTTGCAGAAAAAAGCTTTCGAGTATCTTGAGTTGCTTGATAGTGGAAAATATACGCATGAGCAAGTTATGGAAATTCTTCAGTTCCTGCAAAAACAACTTTTCTGCAAGAATCCCGAAGTGAAAAACCTCGAAGACGCCGAGTTGGTGATCTATCTGAAACAGAAGTTGAACCGTCCGATGCGTGTCTGCGGTATGGTGAAGAACGTAGGCGAACCGGGTGGTGGTCCGTTCCTGGCATACAATAGCGACGGAACAATCTCCCTGCAAATCCTCGAAAGTTCTCAGATTGACATGAATGACCCTGCAAAAAAGGAAATGTTTGAGAAGGGAACTCACTTCAATCCGGTAGACTTGGTTTGTGCTGTTCGTGATTACAAAGGACATAAGTTTGACTTAGTGAGATTTGTAGATAAAGCAACCGGTTTCATTTCATATAAATCGAAGAATGGTA
The nucleotide sequence above comes from Bacteroides caccae. Encoded proteins:
- a CDS encoding MFS transporter yields the protein MAVKLWTVHFMRICVANLLLFISLYVLFPVLPIEMSERLGLPVTETGVIFLFFTLGMFLIGPFHAYLVDAYKRKNVCLFSFALMVAATVGYAFVTNITELILLSTVQGLAFGIATTAGITLAIDITNSTLRSAGNVSFSWIARLGMILGIILGVWFDQHYAFKTLLTVSVTTGALGILTVAGVYVPFRAPFVTKLYSFDRFLLLRGWVPAINLILITFIPGLLIPLVHPSLNDIVLGDTGVSMPFFAGVGMGYLASLVIARLFILKEKTLRLVIMGLGLEILAICLLKAGYSSGISSVLLGLGLGLIMPEFLVMFVKLSHHCQRGTANTTHLLAGEVGITLGIAVACYMDTDTDQMFYIGQIVASVALLFFVLITYPYYIKKKVR
- a CDS encoding RelA/SpoT family protein, producing MDDFFTSEEKKELFSLYRHLMQSAGDSISWRDCQKLKKHLIKAAQCNGLQRNNFGMNPVIRDLQTAVIVAEEIGMKGSCLIGIMLHEIVKAHILSIEDVNTEYGEDVGSIIKGLVKTNELYSKSPAIESENFRNLLLSFAEDMRVILIMIADRVNVMRQIKDTGNEEDRVKVANEAAYLYAPLAHKLGLYKLKSELEDLSLKYTQRETYYYIKEKLNETKASRDKYIAAFIEPIKKKVAEAGLTFDIKGRTKSIHSIWNKIQKQKTPFEGIYDLFAIRIILDSDPEPAKEKQECWQVYSIVTDMYQPNPKRLRDWLSIPKSNGYESLHITVMGPEGKWVEVQIRTRRMDEIAERGLAAHWRYKGIKGETGLDEWLTSVREALENADNDSMKVMDQFKMDLYEDEVFVFTPKGDLFKLAKGATVLDFAFHIHSKLGCKCIGAKVNGKNVQLKQKLNSGDQVEIMTSNTQTPKQDWLNIVTTSKARTKIRQALKEMVARQHAFAKETLERKFKNRKLEYDEATMMRLIKRLGFKNVTEFYQKIADGALDVNETLDKYVEQQKRDNDTHDEIIYRSAEGYNLQAAQEESTSKEDVLVIDQNLKGLEFKLAKCCNPIYGDDVFGFVTVSGGIKIHRADCPNATQMRERFGYRIVKARWAGKSVGTQYPITLRVVGHDDIGIVTNITSIISKENGITLRSIGIDSNDGLFSGTLTVMVGDTGHLEALIKKLRTVKGVKQVSRN
- a CDS encoding DUF4301 family protein, which codes for MITTQDKELLAKKGITEAQIAEQLACFQTGFPFLKLDAAASIEKGILAPDAEEQKAYLAAWDAYKNTDKTIVKFVPASGAASRMFKNLFEFLSAEYDKPTTKFEQAFFDGIRNFAFYDDLNVACQRTAGKDIPGLLEEGNYKAVVAALLETAGLNYGALPKGLLKFHKYPEGPRTPLEEHLAEGAMYAAGKSGKVNVHFTVSTEHRELFKKLVEEKTGEFAKRYGVDYYITFSEQKPSTDTIAADMDNQPFRDNGKLLFRPGGHGALIENLNDLDADIIFIKNIDNVVPDKLKADTVTYKKLIAGVLVTLQKKAFEYLELLDSGKYTHEQVMEILQFLQKQLFCKNPEVKNLEDAELVIYLKQKLNRPMRVCGMVKNVGEPGGGPFLAYNSDGTISLQILESSQIDMNDPAKKEMFEKGTHFNPVDLVCAVRDYKGHKFDLVRFVDKATGFISYKSKNGKDLKALELPGLWNGAMSDWNTVFVEVPLTTFNPVKTVNDLLREQHQ